The Hyla sarda isolate aHylSar1 chromosome 2, aHylSar1.hap1, whole genome shotgun sequence genome includes the window cggtggtcaacacgcccccttcccgtgggctgtcggggccccgtacagaagatcgcggggggccccaggggtcggaccccccgtgatctaaaacttatcccctatccttttgataggggataggttttttaccactggatatctcctttaaagaaaCATTtgagtttaaaaaattttttattataaagTTTTGTATAAAATTAGTACAAAATGAAATTAACATCTTAATGTTTTTGATCAGGTTATAGAAGGGACATGATGAACTCCACTGAGCTTAATACCGGCATTACACTTATTATTActtaccctggatggctcttcAGGGTCACTATCTCCTTCTTGATGACTCTATTCTTCATCATCTTTGTGTATTTCACGATCATCATACTGAACGTCTTCTTCACCACTCCCCAGGTCCGGGAGACCGCACGTTACATCTTGTTCATTCACATGCTTCTGAATGATTTGGTCTATCTACTCATCTCATTTATGCTTTTTACATTTTCAGGCTACAACATACGGGTGACAGTACCAATATGTCTTGTAATTAGCAGTTTTCCAGGATGTATGTTCAGGATTACTCCTTATAACTTGGCCCTCATGTCCTTGGAACGTTATACAGCCATCTGCCACCCATTACGATATGCAGAGTTGTGCACGGCCCAGAGATCGGGCCTTGCCATTGTTTACATGTGGACAGTGGGGACCATTCCAGAACTTTCAAATGTTATTGCCTATTGTTGTTCTGTAGATCCAAGAACCTTCAACCTTAATGTTATCTGTGACTGGAGATCATTGACCGTGAGCAACGCCCAAGTGGTTATAAAAACATTCACTGATATCCTCAGCTTCTCCATGGTAGGTCTGATTATCGCCTACACATATGTTAAAGTTATGCTGGTCGCTCGGAGAATGGACTCCAAGGCCTCCAAGGCCGGCAAGACGGTCCTGCTCCATGGTTTTCAGcttctgttatccatgttgtCTTTTACCACTACACTTACCGAAACTTATTTGATGACGTATTTTACCTTTTTGCCCTATATCAACTTCTTCTTGGTGATGTCTCTTCCTAGATTTGTCAGCCCTTTGATCTATGGCATTAGAGATGAAGTGTTTGGTAAAGCTATGAGAAAGTTCCACTTAGGCAGAATGCTATCCTTATGTTCTAGAAAGTAGGAGGCTCTTATGAGAtcctaataccgtatatactcgagtataagccgtcccgaatataagccgaggcccctaatttcaccccaaaaacacaggaaaagttattgactcgactataagcctagggtgggaaatacatcatcccccccatgtcatcatccagacacccgtcattaacacccacgtcatcatccagacccctgtcattaacacccccgtcatcatcaccccgtcatcatccccctcgtcatcatccccctcgtcatcatccccccctcttcatcatccccgcctgtcaatcccttctcagtggtcttcaacctgcagaccttctgatgttgcaaaaatacaactcccagcatgcccggacagccgaaggctgtccaggaatgctggaagttgtagttttgaaacatctggaggtccgcaggttgaagaccactgctgggccttcgtcatcatccatacccccccccccccccccctttttagttttctactcacctcccatcggtgggaagaaagggtgagctggtccgggccctttatgctgcagggaccgtccggtggggaggattagtcgttccgggctgtccatcttcaccgggaggccctcttctccgctccaggccggccccggactagtgacgctgcgttGACGACGACGTGCATGAACGTCCCTacgcggtggcgtcaatgcagagtcactagttcggggccagcctgtagcggagaagagggcctcccggtgaagatggacagcccggaacgactaaccctccccaccgggctgttcctgcagcacagatggccgaagatggatggcccggaccagctcaccctttcttcccactgaggggaggtgagtagaaaacaaaaggagggtctggatgatgatgaaggccgcagtggtcttcaacctgcggacctccagatgtttcaaaactacaactcccagcatgcccggacagccgatggctgtccgggcatgctgggagttgtagttttgaaatatctggaggtccgcaggttgaagaccactaagaagggattgacaggcggagatggacggccgggaccattccctcacagctaaagcaagaaaggtttttttttgttcactcgagtataagccgagggggacgttttcagcaaaacgcaaagaaaaacgccaattctgccgcatggcgttatTTTGGTCAAAAAATgctgttagctgtaagtcaatgagaaatcgcaaatttcgaattccacttagcgttttttcactttggcgttttttttttatccttttggcgttttttgactttttctgcgttttttccgctctttggcgttttaaaaaaaatgctgtagttccctcaaaccggcgttttttgtcaaaatcatggaactttgctccaatagaagtctatgggagtgagaaaacgccaagaaaaatgctatgtggattttaactttggcgtttttgcaggcggtttttaatcttttttggactttagcgatccaaaaaagtgatgtagatagctgtttttaataaaatttcgtagggtaccattaaatttttttccccaaagatatacagtagtgaaggaaaaaattgtatctaacgaaatgtatattactttttaaacagggatcaatttatgtgtgcggggaaataaaaatgtagccgacaattataaaaatgtattatgtgtgtttttcacttttttgctttattttttacattttttttagttagtactactactcccagcatggaacacactgttccatgatgggagtagtactacctgtactaatagaaagatcgcccgctgcgatctttctgtataatatatggatgcggcggccgctcttctatggtcccctgcactgacgtatatttacacttattcatatttcccacagagctgtgattggccagatggttccagccaatcacagctctctgggagaaataggaatatgtgtatatatacggccgtgcaggggaccataggagagcggccgccgcatccatacattatacaggagcatcacagcggctgtcaggagtgatacccgctgtgatctttccataactgcaggtactactactcccaacatggagcacactctgcctcatgctgggagctgtagtacctgcattaatagacagatcgaagcgggtgtcagaagttacactcgctgcgatctgtctattaatacaggtactacagctcccagcatggagcagagtgtgctccatgttgggagtagtagtacctgcagttaaggacacatcacagtggatgtcactactgacacccgctgtgatcgtcctgtctatagcagagatggagcgactgtatacatcgctcgcagccctgctctgcactatactccgggcggccactcattcattcatcttttcctcagagctgtgattggctgaaaccatccagccaatcacagctctgggtgggaaatatgaatttctgttgacatcagtggccggagtatagtgcagagaggcgagcgctgtatagacccgctcacttctctgctatattatggacgatatatgtctatagtacaggtactatcactcccagcatggaacagtctgttccatactgggagtagtagtactacataaaaaaattttaaaatgtattttaaaaaaaagtgacacacactttattaaaaaataataaaaattgggttataaaatttatacattgcgtttaataaaaaatttccatcactgctgcatcctttttttttttttggtacccaagaaattttgggtaccaaaaaaaaaaaaacgccaaggtgcaatttccacacatatgaaaaaaacgccggaaaaaacaccagaaaaaacgcaagaaaaaacgcatgatgacgtcacttgcactggcgatttttcaggtgtttttttaatccctaaaaacgcagtgcaaaaaaccaagtggagacttagcctaataCAGCTTCTATATGGTAAAATCATGTATACCTCTAATCAATAGTCGGTTACCagtaataccaatatacaaggaataAATATTATCATCTCACGTGTTAcgtgttactgactaaatccagAATACCAAGATCAACAATACCAATAATCCCAGTATACAAGCGACAAATGATACCTCCACGCCATGACCATTACACCACACAGCGACTGATTAATACCACCTACTGTACAGAGGATACACTatacaataataatagtaaagtaGTATTATGAAGTATCCAAGCAAGATACAGCTCACTCCTGCTGTGCGCACACCTGTGTCTcggacccgccggcaccgcccCGGCTTCCACAGTAGATCCAAcacaaaggaatgtccagcacTAGGTATGCGAATAAAATCTTTCCGtttattgaagttgcacaggacaaacaggtacaagtggtctttctgacgcgtttcgcgcttagatgcgcttagtcattctatgactaagcgcatctaagcgcgaaacgcgtcagaaagaccacttgtacctgtttgtcctgtgcaacttcaataaaCGGAAAGATTTTATTCGCATacctagtgctggacattcgtttgtgttaGTAAAGTAGTATAGTACAGTAAACTGCTGTGCGGTGAAATGGCGCAAAAAAAGTCCCACGTAATGTCTCCATCActgtttttgcgccttttcaccagaaaaaaaatgtctACATCTCTTGATAAATTCCCTCCAATATGTCTAGCATAACTATATGTAATGTTTGATTATATTACAGTATCTAGGTGTGATGCCACTTAGCAATACTTAAAGGGCTACCGGAAGCTTAACATgctatactattattatattgagtaccgtatttttcgccgtataagacgcactttttcttccccaaaactgggggggaaaagtcggtgcgtcttatatggcgaatacaaccctatcgcggcggtccctgcagccatcaacggccgggacccgcggctaatacaggacatgaccgatcgcggtgatgccctgtattaacccttcagacgcggcgatcaaagctgaccgccgcgtctgaagggaaagtgacactaacccggctggtcagcgatttcaccgcggcgtcccgaacagcccgacagaatagccgggttagtgcttacaggacaccgggggggaccttacctgcctcctcggtgtcttctccgttcagggatcccctgtatgaccggcgctctccttcctcgtcatcacctcgtcgcgtacgtgcgtcggcgtgcgtaacaatgtgatggcggcgacggagagcgaggatacccggccggcagcagagacgttccggagcaacggcgacagcgatggagcgacatcccggtgacgggtccgcagcggcggggacacgtgagtattacctcctcctgcggtggtcttcaatctgcggacctccagatgttgcaaaactacaactcccagcatgcccggacagccaacggctgtccgggcatgctggaagttgtagttttgcaacatctggaggtccgcaggttgaagaccactattgggttcaaaatctaaatttttttagattttgcccctaaaaattgggtgcatcttatacgccggtgcgtcctatagggcaaaaaatacggtatatgtttcTGTCATTTGTTCTCTCTTTATATGTTATATgttctttataaaaaaatttctgtATTTCTTCTGTTCCaaattaaggggaaaaaaaaacttctcaaaaataaacagttattcaaaacaaacaaacaaaataaaaaaaaattaaaaatacttaaccccttaaccccttggggacagagagttttttcgtttttgcacttttgttttttcctccttaccttttaaaaatcataactctttcaattttgcacctaaaaatccatatgatgctttattttttgcgccaccaattctactttgtaatgacgtcagtcattttacccaaaaatcgacaacgaaacggaaaaaaaatcattgtgtgacgaaattgaagaaaaaaaatgcaattttgtaacttttggggcttctgtttctacgtagtacatttttcggtaaaaatgacaccttatctttattctgtaggtccatacaattaaaatgatcccctacttatataggtgattttgtcgcacttctagaaaaaatcataactacatgcaggaaaatgtatacgtttaaaattgtcgtcttctgacccctttaactcttttttttccgcgtacggggcggtatgagggctccttttatgcaccgttatctgaagtttttagtggttccatttatgtattgatcggacctttggataactttttattcattttttcatgatataaaaagtgaccaaaaatacgctggatttttgaattttttgcggtttaatttatgatatatttttataattcagacatttccccatatggcgataccacatatgtttatttttatttacacagtttattttaatgggaaaaggggggtgattcaaacttttattagggaaggggttaaatgatctttattcacttttttctcgaagtgttatagctcccataggggactataacactgcacacactgatcttttacattgatcattgttatcccatagggggctataacactgcacacactgatcttttacattgatcattgttatcccataggagactataacactgcacacactgatcttttacattgatcattgttatcccataggggactataacactgcacacactgatcttttacattgatcactgttatcccatagggggctataacactgcacacactgatcttttatactgatcattgttatcccataggagactataacactgcacacactgatcttttacattgatcattgttatcccataggagactataacactgcacacactgatcttttacattgatcaatggtttctcatgggaaaccattgatcaatgattctgctgcttgactgctcatgcctggatctgagGCACTGAGCAataatttggcgatcggacagcgaggaggcaggtagggaccctcctgctgtcctgtgatTTCATTGCGGCGATTcctaacagccccctgagctaactggcaatggtttactttcactttagacgcagcattcaactttgaatgccacatctaaagtgttaatagcgcattggcacagcgatcagtgccacgcgctattagccacaggtcccagccgttgctaggtgccgggcccgacccgcatgGCCCTTCGTTATAGACAGGGAGGGGgctgagggcgtacaggtgcgccctccgtccccaactggttaaggaccaagccctttttcaccttaaggaccagagcgttttttgctcatctgaccactgtcactttaagcattaataactctggaatgcttttacttttcattctgattccgagattgttttttgtgacatattctacttcatgttagtggtaaaaaaatgttgatacttgcatcatttcctggtgaaaaattccaaaattttatgaaaaaattgaaaatttagcatttttcgaactttgaagctctctgcttataaggaaaatagacattccaaataaattatatattgattcacatatacaatgggggatatttatcaaagttgtctatgtcccgcatcaatatagaccaaactacagagggttagtccggtctattgtgcgcctaatttatcaaatggcgcacggctcttgataaattctgcgcactgacttcaggatctatgctttagattgtatttaaacctgctccggtatggtctgacatttcggggtactttcagccgatgcgacagaaaagtcgcttttgataaattcagcaccaatgcattttccaatgcatttccatctaaaatagactggaatgcatcatgttctaaaaatcctctagagcaaaagtcgctaaaaagtcgcacataattagactgcgactttctgtgcgacaaatttagccaggaaaaaacagtctaaatcctttgataaatatcccccaatatgtctactttatgtttccatcataaaatttacgtgtttttacttttggaagacaccagagggcttcaaagttcagcagcaattttccaatttttctcaaaattttcaaattccgaatttttcagggaccagttcagttttaaagtggatttgaagggtcttcttattagaaattccccacaaatgaccccattataaaaactgcgaggggtg containing:
- the LOC130357319 gene encoding odorant receptor 131-2-like; its protein translation is MNSTELNTGITLIITYPGWLFRVTISFLMTLFFIIFVYFTIIILNVFFTTPQVRETARYILFIHMLLNDLVYLLISFMLFTFSGYNIRVTVPICLVISSFPGCMFRITPYNLALMSLERYTAICHPLRYAELCTAQRSGLAIVYMWTVGTIPELSNVIAYCCSVDPRTFNLNVICDWRSLTVSNAQVVIKTFTDILSFSMVGLIIAYTYVKVMLVARRMDSKASKAGKTVLLHGFQLLLSMLSFTTTLTETYLMTYFTFLPYINFFLVMSLPRFVSPLIYGIRDEVFGKAMRKFHLGRMLSLCSRK